A portion of the Paenibacillus sp. PvR098 genome contains these proteins:
- a CDS encoding VCBS repeat-containing protein, translating into MNRRKTVAAILGLLAVIMTLALFTANKELKVRMLYATQGDAYDTAAYGHLRQTLVVGLELDRLSLDELSARKLRSYDTMVLDPALHQTLTDPQRKLLMEYVEAGGHLFLENRFADDFEPAFLGAKEIVEVKAPERSMLPVSPGATLWSYPETDINLQGVQQLIRSFADTFFRHDTEGSLSRFAWGKGIIPSTAETLVSMNGTSLYTVNRYGRGTVFFCGTLLPNRYFITGYDLTGGMDPKLGFEQLAAETNAAKKEKPGALYFDRNQLPLEPYFHFTFAAGNALLRSEYAAFVSKVKLGYSVKKTLGPYGRPAMAHQNHFEAMEAIRDGEGIQWAELLRKYNQIPSFSLVRSAFTWGRWQESVVVHLNTGTNEKPAFAGETPNSFYSTGNRVMGEEGPIRLAAYPEYRSLGDPITLPYRAVPALTDLDGDGTVDLIVGSADGSVYAYPGTKASDEAYAGQQLTESMKPPAAFGKRTPVRLETGEPLKVGSYASVAAADLNADGRPDLLIGRPDGTLAAAYGTADGTFTVPAALLAGGQPVRATAPLAAAVGDVTGDGVPDLVVGDGGGQVTLYRGERGAGGALAFASGAAQFKLPAPFASPSIRDMDGDGKADLVVGGLEGDLRVYLQQESNISQLDWLDSGLIEAASTNQLGSRSLVGGHSSVPLWYDLNGDGRDDLIVGQLEFGMASPIDDPKFPYTDQLSEFIRYSEKHHLELYPHIFVHNFTSDAQEKQEIALHRQAFDKLGIPWALTGTNQHTWRINYPDRTQTLRNEREANIWFNFGFKPSYAKADPRLGVEYHWGLPFLMTDAAGEPELKQPMMLYTPAPVLRTNPQYSTKDLFEAYAAMDLPIDYFEHIEYHFPTRVPELLEFVRYLDKLRNDYSYNFMTETQMARSFLNAMTTRVELERPWRTVVTDRLRKMLSMDVEPGFRVKTITGEVPEHAAEYIGTLGLTVELGQPYADKQAVTDADVHDTHNGKLYFGAPQTTAVRFVTQDRANALKAEPHLLRSNVPYELEKSGERWILNLNAPGMQQIQLWSPQPVTFSGPDLKVDRDDAGMTYTVTHFGDPVAIDITYGR; encoded by the coding sequence ATGAACCGGCGCAAAACTGTTGCTGCCATTCTGGGATTACTGGCGGTTATCATGACGCTCGCTTTGTTCACTGCGAACAAGGAGCTGAAGGTACGCATGTTGTACGCCACCCAAGGCGACGCTTACGATACCGCCGCTTACGGGCATTTACGGCAAACGCTTGTCGTGGGTCTTGAGCTGGACCGTTTGTCTTTGGACGAGCTAAGCGCACGAAAGCTCCGATCGTACGATACGATGGTTTTGGACCCGGCCCTGCATCAAACATTAACCGATCCGCAGCGTAAACTGCTGATGGAATATGTTGAAGCTGGCGGACATTTGTTCCTTGAAAATAGGTTTGCCGATGATTTTGAGCCCGCCTTCTTGGGAGCCAAGGAAATAGTGGAAGTGAAGGCGCCCGAGCGCAGCATGCTTCCTGTAAGCCCCGGTGCAACACTGTGGTCCTACCCGGAAACGGACATCAATCTGCAAGGCGTACAGCAGCTGATTCGGTCGTTTGCGGATACTTTCTTCCGGCATGATACGGAGGGCAGCTTGAGCCGATTCGCCTGGGGCAAAGGGATCATTCCTTCCACCGCGGAAACGCTCGTCTCGATGAACGGGACTTCCTTATACACGGTGAACCGGTACGGACGGGGCACCGTCTTTTTTTGCGGCACTTTGCTGCCGAACCGCTATTTTATCACGGGCTACGATTTGACCGGCGGCATGGACCCGAAGCTAGGCTTCGAGCAGCTCGCTGCGGAGACGAACGCGGCAAAGAAGGAGAAGCCCGGCGCACTGTATTTTGACCGGAACCAGCTGCCGCTGGAGCCGTATTTTCACTTTACGTTCGCAGCCGGAAATGCACTGCTGCGAAGCGAATACGCCGCCTTTGTCTCGAAAGTAAAGCTCGGATACAGCGTGAAAAAGACGCTCGGCCCCTACGGAAGACCGGCGATGGCGCATCAGAATCATTTTGAGGCCATGGAAGCGATTCGTGACGGAGAGGGCATCCAGTGGGCAGAGCTTCTGCGCAAGTACAACCAGATTCCTTCCTTCTCGCTCGTCCGCTCGGCATTCACATGGGGCCGATGGCAGGAGTCCGTGGTCGTCCATCTGAACACCGGCACGAACGAGAAGCCTGCGTTCGCCGGGGAGACGCCGAATTCGTTCTACTCCACCGGCAATCGGGTTATGGGCGAGGAAGGTCCGATCCGATTGGCGGCGTATCCGGAGTACCGTTCACTTGGAGACCCGATTACGCTGCCTTACCGCGCGGTTCCGGCGCTAACTGATCTGGACGGCGACGGAACCGTCGACCTTATCGTCGGCTCGGCCGACGGCAGCGTGTACGCATACCCGGGAACGAAGGCTTCAGACGAAGCTTATGCCGGCCAGCAGCTAACGGAGAGCATGAAGCCGCCCGCAGCCTTCGGGAAGCGGACGCCTGTGCGGCTCGAGACCGGAGAGCCGCTGAAGGTCGGTTCGTACGCCAGCGTCGCGGCGGCGGACCTGAATGCCGACGGCCGGCCGGACCTGTTGATCGGCCGGCCGGATGGCACGCTCGCAGCCGCCTACGGCACCGCCGACGGGACGTTCACGGTGCCCGCCGCGCTGCTGGCAGGCGGGCAGCCTGTGCGCGCCACCGCACCGCTGGCGGCAGCTGTGGGCGACGTCACCGGAGACGGCGTTCCCGATCTCGTGGTCGGGGATGGCGGCGGCCAGGTGACGCTGTACCGCGGCGAGCGGGGCGCCGGAGGCGCGCTCGCCTTTGCTTCTGGCGCGGCGCAGTTCAAGCTGCCCGCGCCGTTCGCGTCCCCGTCCATCCGGGACATGGACGGGGACGGCAAGGCCGACCTCGTCGTCGGCGGCCTGGAAGGCGACCTGCGCGTGTACTTGCAGCAGGAGTCGAATATTAGCCAGCTAGATTGGCTCGACAGCGGCCTCATCGAGGCCGCCTCGACGAACCAGCTCGGCAGCCGCTCCCTTGTCGGCGGACACAGCTCCGTCCCGCTCTGGTACGACCTGAACGGGGACGGGCGCGACGATCTGATCGTCGGACAGCTGGAATTCGGCATGGCGTCGCCAATCGACGATCCGAAGTTCCCTTACACAGATCAACTAAGCGAATTTATTCGATATAGTGAGAAACATCATTTAGAATTGTATCCGCACATTTTCGTGCATAACTTTACAAGCGACGCGCAGGAGAAACAGGAGATCGCCCTGCACCGGCAGGCGTTCGACAAGCTCGGCATCCCTTGGGCGCTGACGGGCACGAACCAGCATACCTGGCGCATCAACTATCCGGATCGCACCCAAACGCTGCGAAACGAGCGGGAAGCGAATATTTGGTTTAACTTTGGCTTCAAGCCTTCGTATGCGAAGGCCGACCCAAGACTTGGCGTTGAGTATCATTGGGGATTGCCGTTTCTAATGACGGACGCGGCAGGAGAACCTGAGCTGAAACAACCGATGATGCTGTATACGCCTGCACCGGTGCTGCGAACAAATCCGCAGTATTCCACGAAGGATCTTTTCGAAGCTTACGCGGCAATGGATTTGCCGATCGATTATTTCGAGCATATCGAGTATCATTTTCCGACACGTGTTCCAGAGCTTTTGGAGTTTGTCCGCTACTTGGACAAGCTGCGCAATGATTACAGTTATAACTTTATGACCGAAACGCAGATGGCCCGTTCTTTCCTGAACGCCATGACGACCCGTGTTGAGCTCGAACGGCCATGGCGCACTGTTGTCACGGACCGGCTGAGGAAGATGCTCAGCATGGATGTAGAGCCCGGCTTCCGCGTGAAAACAATCACCGGCGAGGTGCCCGAACACGCTGCCGAATATATCGGCACCCTCGGCCTCACGGTCGAGCTAGGTCAGCCCTACGCGGACAAGCAAGCGGTGACTGACGCCGATGTACACGATACTCACAATGGCAAGCTGTATTTCGGGGCACCGCAAACAACAGCGGTCCGGT
- a CDS encoding U32 family peptidase, with protein sequence MSELRKSDIELLAPAGDWDCMRAAVANGADAIFFGVEKFNARARANNFHTDELPDIMSFLHRYGVKGFLTFNILVFEEELEDAKSLIEACIDAGVDAVIVQDLGLVRMIRELSPDFPIHGSTQMTITSPEAVEFTKPFDIERVVLGRENNLKQIKQIGDQAKLPMEVFVHGALCVSYSGQCLTSEMWGGRSANRGECAQACRLPYDLMVDGEHKPMGDVAYLLSPKDLAALELVPELIEAGVTSFKIEGRLKSPEYVANVVSKYRKAIDRYFDGENPMPTKEELRELEQSFSRGFTHGFLKGTDNKQLVEGTYPKSRGVYMGRVKQVLRDGVLCELEAPLKRGDGICFDAGDPTKKEEGGRVYDLRRKGVKLEGEAPGGLVEIVPGRSDVDLSRVHVGDRIWKTNDPHLDKRMRQSFETDKPYRVFPVKVKVTGAAGQPLKSVWTDVTANHTVVVESELPLAPAEKRPMTVELFQEQFGRLGGTVFELAELEVHLSGDLIVPMRELNQMRRQAAELLLEKREQPRPYIKRSVDAYEDAPLQPASRSTTPVGGRPQARLTALCRSLDQVQAACSMNVDLIYADFEFIKQFPAAVEAVHAAGKRIALATPRIHMPGETGYFKNILNLKPDAVLVRNTGAVYWFMRYLAEHPSEPQPELIGDFSLNVANHKAAALFLDAGLTRVTPSYDLNIQQMIDLLRRTDTSKLEIVIHQHMPMFHTEHCVYCTFMSPGTNYTNCGRPCEEQRASLKDRVGFSHPIRVDEGCRNTVYNAIDQSGAEYLTNFMELGVPSYRVEFLEESPEKVQEVLGLYERALRGQINGTQVWKTLKSTNQLGVTRGQLVK encoded by the coding sequence ATGAGCGAACTTCGCAAATCAGATATAGAGCTGCTAGCGCCTGCGGGAGATTGGGATTGTATGCGCGCGGCGGTAGCGAATGGGGCCGACGCCATCTTTTTCGGCGTAGAAAAATTTAATGCCCGGGCCCGGGCGAACAATTTTCATACGGATGAGCTGCCGGACATCATGTCCTTCTTGCACCGATACGGGGTCAAGGGCTTTTTGACGTTCAATATCCTGGTGTTTGAGGAAGAGCTGGAGGATGCCAAGTCGCTGATCGAAGCGTGCATCGATGCCGGCGTGGATGCGGTGATCGTACAGGACTTGGGTCTTGTGCGGATGATTCGGGAGCTGTCGCCGGATTTCCCGATTCACGGCTCGACGCAGATGACGATCACCTCGCCGGAGGCGGTGGAATTCACAAAGCCGTTTGATATCGAACGGGTGGTGCTCGGACGGGAGAACAATCTGAAGCAGATCAAGCAGATCGGGGACCAAGCCAAACTGCCGATGGAAGTGTTCGTGCACGGGGCACTTTGCGTATCCTACTCAGGACAATGCCTGACCTCGGAAATGTGGGGCGGACGTTCAGCTAACCGCGGGGAATGCGCCCAAGCCTGTCGTCTTCCCTACGACCTGATGGTGGACGGGGAGCATAAACCGATGGGGGACGTGGCTTATCTGCTGTCGCCAAAGGATTTGGCGGCGCTCGAGCTGGTACCGGAATTGATTGAAGCGGGTGTGACTTCTTTCAAAATTGAAGGACGGTTGAAAAGCCCGGAGTACGTGGCGAATGTGGTTTCGAAGTACCGCAAGGCGATAGACCGGTACTTCGACGGAGAGAACCCGATGCCGACTAAAGAGGAACTGCGGGAGCTGGAGCAAAGCTTCTCGCGCGGTTTTACGCACGGGTTCCTGAAGGGGACAGACAATAAGCAGCTCGTAGAGGGCACATACCCCAAAAGCCGTGGTGTCTACATGGGACGCGTGAAGCAGGTGCTGCGGGACGGCGTATTGTGCGAGCTGGAGGCGCCGCTGAAGCGGGGCGATGGGATTTGCTTCGATGCGGGCGATCCGACGAAGAAGGAAGAGGGCGGACGCGTGTACGACTTGCGCCGTAAGGGTGTCAAGCTGGAGGGCGAAGCGCCTGGCGGTCTGGTCGAAATCGTGCCGGGTCGCAGCGATGTTGATCTCAGCCGTGTGCATGTCGGTGATCGGATTTGGAAGACGAACGACCCGCATCTGGACAAAAGAATGCGTCAGTCGTTCGAGACGGACAAGCCTTACCGCGTGTTCCCCGTCAAGGTGAAGGTGACCGGTGCCGCCGGGCAGCCGCTGAAGAGCGTATGGACTGACGTGACGGCAAATCATACCGTAGTCGTAGAGTCGGAGCTGCCGCTTGCTCCTGCGGAGAAGAGACCGATGACAGTCGAGCTGTTTCAGGAGCAATTCGGACGGCTTGGAGGTACGGTCTTCGAGCTGGCCGAGCTTGAAGTTCACCTCAGCGGCGATTTGATCGTGCCGATGCGCGAGCTGAATCAGATGCGCCGTCAAGCGGCTGAGCTGCTGCTGGAGAAGCGGGAGCAGCCTCGTCCCTACATCAAGCGAAGCGTTGATGCATATGAAGATGCACCTTTGCAGCCGGCTAGTAGGTCCACAACGCCTGTGGGCGGACGGCCGCAGGCACGGTTGACGGCACTCTGCCGCAGCCTCGACCAGGTGCAGGCAGCCTGTTCGATGAACGTCGATCTGATCTATGCCGACTTTGAGTTCATCAAGCAGTTCCCGGCTGCCGTGGAAGCCGTCCACGCCGCGGGCAAGCGCATCGCACTTGCGACGCCCCGCATTCATATGCCAGGTGAAACGGGTTATTTCAAGAACATCCTGAACCTTAAGCCCGATGCCGTGTTGGTTCGCAATACGGGAGCCGTCTACTGGTTCATGCGCTATTTGGCCGAGCATCCTTCGGAACCCCAGCCGGAGCTGATTGGCGACTTCTCACTGAACGTTGCCAATCATAAGGCAGCAGCACTGTTCCTGGATGCCGGGCTCACCCGCGTGACCCCGTCTTATGACCTGAACATTCAGCAGATGATTGATCTGCTGCGCCGTACGGATACGTCAAAGCTTGAGATCGTTATCCACCAGCATATGCCGATGTTCCATACGGAGCACTGCGTCTACTGTACGTTCATGAGTCCGGGCACGAACTACACGAACTGCGGCCGTCCATGCGAAGAGCAGCGTGCCTCCCTGAAGGACCGCGTTGGCTTCTCTCACCCGATCCGCGTCGACGAAGGCTGCCGTAACACGGTGTACAACGCTATCGACCAATCCGGTGCGGAATACCTCACCAACTTCATGGAGCTTGGTGTACCGTCATACCGTGTTGAGTTTCTGGAGGAATCGCCGGAGAAGGTGCAAGAAGTGCTCGGATTGTACGAGCGCGCTCTTCGCGGTCAGATTAATGGCACACAAGTATGGAAAACATTGAAATCAACCAATCAGCTCGGCGTAACACGCGGGCAGTTGGTGAAATAG
- a CDS encoding IS3 family transposase codes for MFYASKKRSEVEADAPNQKWVTDVTQYRVADTWLYLSAIKDLFNNEIVAYQMSLRNDNQLVLETFAKAFEKTKDVTGLIVHSDQGFQYTSYAYHDMLPQVGVQISMSRRGNCYDNASMESFFSHLKTEGLYPYDIRSLDEAQRRIEEYIHFYNQKRPQTKLKKLTPVEYRRLLAA; via the coding sequence ATTTTTTATGCCAGTAAAAAAAGGTCAGAAGTTGAAGCAGATGCCCCCAATCAAAAATGGGTTACCGATGTCACCCAGTACCGTGTAGCAGACACCTGGTTGTATCTCTCCGCGATTAAAGATTTGTTCAATAACGAGATCGTGGCTTACCAGATGAGCTTACGCAACGATAACCAGCTCGTCCTAGAGACGTTTGCGAAAGCCTTTGAAAAGACGAAAGACGTGACTGGATTGATCGTTCACAGCGACCAAGGGTTCCAGTACACGTCCTACGCTTACCACGACATGCTGCCACAGGTTGGCGTTCAAATCAGCATGTCTCGGAGGGGCAATTGTTATGACAATGCCTCGATGGAGAGCTTCTTCTCGCATCTCAAAACGGAAGGGCTCTATCCTTATGATATACGAAGTTTGGACGAGGCACAAAGGCGAATTGAGGAATATATTCATTTTTATAACCAAAAGCGACCACAAACAAAATTAAAAAAACTGACGCCGGTAGAGTACCGACGCCTGCTTGCAGCCTAG
- a CDS encoding Hsp20/alpha crystallin family protein yields MDSEKIGKWLEVAKNFTGSDFWTDIFDQSGAKQMMGMNPMFQGNSDKQQGNHLPLVDMLRSSNEVIVLIDLAGVAKEDVELSVAGGLLHVRGTVKNLFPGSTSLMRERLYGDFERTIQLPEGKEDPDSEIRAAFHQGLLIVRIPMPPAPRRNINIE; encoded by the coding sequence ATGGATAGCGAAAAAATCGGTAAATGGCTGGAAGTAGCCAAAAATTTCACCGGAAGCGATTTTTGGACGGACATCTTTGACCAGTCCGGGGCGAAGCAGATGATGGGAATGAATCCGATGTTCCAGGGAAACAGCGATAAACAGCAGGGGAATCATCTTCCACTGGTGGACATGCTGAGGAGCAGTAATGAAGTCATTGTTCTGATTGATCTCGCGGGTGTGGCTAAGGAAGATGTGGAGCTGTCTGTGGCCGGCGGGTTATTGCACGTGAGAGGGACCGTCAAGAATTTGTTTCCGGGATCGACATCTCTGATGAGAGAGCGGCTGTATGGGGATTTCGAGCGTACCATCCAGCTCCCGGAAGGAAAGGAAGATCCGGACAGTGAGATTAGGGCTGCTTTTCATCAAGGCCTCCTGATCGTCCGTATTCCTATGCCGCCCGCACCGCGGAGAAACATCAATATCGAATGA
- a CDS encoding ATP-binding cassette domain-containing protein → MLEVKQVSKWYENQRGVQSVDFSMSRGEIVGFLGPNGAGKTTTMRMITGYLNPTQGTITIDGLSMTDHPKKARQKIGYLPETPPLYPEMTVRAYLQFIADLRGIPAKEQKRRLGEVVERLGLQGRERQIIRSLSKGYKQRVGLAQAILHQPDLLVLDEPTSGLDPKQIIEIRQLIRELGENHTVLLSTHILPEINTLCNRVLIINQGRIVLDGQPDRLAHTMGEAFEVSLEVKGPREAVLTELRGLPGVTDVRELDGEAGVTEPKTAVVDEDTVSSVTASPAETVKVLVSAAAHEDIREVLFYRMAERRYPILSMKKESLSLEDIFLKLTTSEALDGQAGSEASSEEVIADA, encoded by the coding sequence ATGCTCGAGGTAAAACAGGTCAGCAAATGGTACGAGAACCAGAGAGGGGTCCAAAGCGTAGATTTCTCTATGAGCCGCGGCGAGATCGTCGGTTTTCTCGGGCCGAACGGCGCCGGCAAAACGACAACCATGCGAATGATCACGGGCTACCTGAATCCGACGCAAGGCACGATTACGATTGATGGCTTGTCTATGACGGACCATCCGAAAAAAGCGCGGCAGAAAATCGGATATTTGCCGGAGACGCCGCCGCTGTATCCCGAGATGACGGTCAGGGCTTATTTGCAGTTCATCGCCGATTTACGCGGTATTCCGGCAAAGGAGCAGAAGCGCCGGCTCGGCGAGGTGGTGGAGCGGCTCGGCTTGCAAGGACGCGAAAGGCAAATTATCCGCAGCCTGTCCAAAGGGTACAAGCAGCGGGTCGGTCTGGCGCAGGCTATCCTTCACCAACCCGACCTGTTAGTGCTGGATGAACCGACGTCAGGCTTAGACCCCAAACAAATTATCGAGATCCGCCAGTTGATCCGGGAGCTGGGCGAGAATCATACCGTGCTGCTCAGCACGCATATTCTGCCTGAGATCAATACACTGTGCAATCGCGTGCTAATCATTAATCAAGGGCGCATTGTACTGGATGGACAGCCAGATCGGCTGGCACACACGATGGGCGAGGCCTTCGAGGTATCGCTTGAGGTGAAGGGCCCTCGTGAGGCGGTGCTTACGGAATTGCGCGGCCTGCCCGGTGTGACGGATGTGCGGGAACTGGACGGCGAAGCGGGTGTAACGGAGCCGAAAACGGCTGTCGTGGATGAGGATACAGTATCTTCTGTGACGGCCAGTCCGGCTGAGACGGTGAAGGTGCTTGTCTCTGCGGCGGCTCATGAAGACATTCGTGAGGTGCTGTTCTACCGGATGGCCGAACGCAGGTACCCGATTCTATCCATGAAGAAGGAAAGTCTTAGCCTGGAGGACATCTTCCTGAAGCTGACGACAAGTGAAGCGCTGGACGGGCAAGCCGGAAGCGAAGCGTCTTCGGAGGAGGTGATTGCGGATGCGTAG
- a CDS encoding ABC transporter permease subunit: MRRAWAMAKKELQMYFYSPTAYAAFAFFFLITGYFFSANFLYPPYIVDIRPVVGNITFVFLFIIPLLTMRLISDELRQGTDELLLTSPASLTEIVVGKYVAAMIVQLLLVIGSLIYPLILSAYGTLEIPALWLSYLSMFLMGAAMMAIGLFASSLTAHQMVSGIIAFAILLVFWTIEWLGDTVGGKIKDFLGMFSIVGRSLDLQKGVLDFADVLFYVTLSAVFVLLSIQVLERKRWR, encoded by the coding sequence ATGCGTAGAGCTTGGGCAATGGCCAAAAAAGAGCTGCAGATGTATTTTTATTCGCCGACGGCGTATGCGGCTTTTGCTTTCTTTTTCCTTATTACCGGTTATTTTTTTAGCGCTAATTTTCTTTATCCCCCGTATATCGTCGATATCCGGCCGGTGGTGGGGAACATCACATTCGTGTTCCTGTTTATTATTCCATTACTGACGATGCGGCTGATTTCCGATGAACTGCGGCAGGGGACCGATGAGCTGCTGCTTACATCACCCGCCAGCCTTACAGAAATCGTTGTGGGCAAATATGTCGCCGCGATGATCGTTCAGTTATTGCTTGTCATCGGCAGCTTGATTTATCCGCTCATTCTGAGCGCTTATGGGACGTTGGAGATACCGGCGCTGTGGTTGTCCTACCTATCGATGTTCCTGATGGGAGCAGCCATGATGGCGATCGGTTTATTCGCTTCTTCGCTGACAGCGCACCAGATGGTGTCGGGCATCATCGCGTTTGCGATACTGCTCGTGTTCTGGACGATTGAATGGCTCGGAGATACCGTGGGCGGAAAAATCAAAGATTTTCTCGGCATGTTCTCGATTGTCGGCCGTTCGCTCGACCTGCAGAAGGGCGTGCTCGATTTTGCCGATGTGCTCTTCTATGTCACTCTGAGTGCGGTGTTCGTGTTGCTCAGTATTCAAGTGCTGGAGCGCAAACGCTGGAGATAA
- a CDS encoding GldG family protein, with amino-acid sequence MNKWIRGTNAVVLSLAVIGIFIVLTIFLNSMKGMQLDLTKNKKFTLSEQTTQALGALDQDVRIVSLTSDQTDPYIKRQVVELVQEYKKRSGKITFDEYDIVKQPAVAQQYEVDPSGTLVVESGTQKNTIYYYDMFLPGQQQGDYQFSGEEKLTQALVNLNSTEKRKAYFLSGHNEIPLDQMNTWRSGLESENYEVEDLNLLREGKIPDDAEALFIIGPENDISDQEAELIRTYLGGEGKLYLALGFNQNMASQWKNIDSLMSAYGIKDQHAVAIEPKQSMLYDPLTIIPEYGEHPITQKLGEYNLLTMMTLAVTLNVDQPNENYTPTPILRTTDAAYGETDLTRLAESSQSSKDQTDIQGPLNLGYVVEDKDGKPKAVVLGGSTLFVDRVISQQGNRDFALNSVAWLQEQTNQVTIRPRQGDAFQTALVTAGQANLIFYGTVLLFPLLFLMFGGAIWWRRRQG; translated from the coding sequence GTGAACAAGTGGATACGCGGAACAAACGCGGTCGTGCTGTCGCTCGCCGTGATCGGCATTTTCATCGTGCTGACGATATTTTTGAACTCGATGAAAGGCATGCAGCTCGATCTTACGAAGAATAAAAAATTCACGCTGTCGGAACAGACGACGCAAGCGCTGGGGGCACTGGATCAGGATGTGCGGATCGTCTCGCTGACAAGCGACCAGACCGATCCTTACATTAAACGCCAGGTGGTCGAGCTCGTGCAGGAGTATAAGAAACGCAGCGGCAAAATCACCTTCGACGAATACGATATCGTCAAACAGCCGGCTGTAGCCCAGCAGTATGAAGTAGACCCGTCGGGAACGCTGGTGGTGGAAAGCGGTACGCAGAAAAACACGATCTATTATTACGATATGTTCCTTCCTGGACAGCAGCAGGGGGATTATCAGTTTAGCGGCGAGGAGAAGCTGACCCAGGCGCTTGTAAACCTAAACAGCACCGAGAAACGTAAAGCTTATTTTCTATCCGGGCATAATGAAATTCCTTTGGATCAGATGAATACGTGGCGCAGCGGGCTTGAAAGCGAGAACTATGAGGTGGAGGATCTTAATCTGCTGCGCGAGGGCAAAATTCCGGATGATGCTGAGGCTCTGTTTATTATCGGGCCTGAGAACGATATCAGCGATCAGGAAGCCGAGCTGATCAGGACGTACCTGGGCGGTGAGGGCAAGCTGTATTTAGCGCTTGGGTTTAACCAAAATATGGCCTCCCAGTGGAAAAATATCGACAGCCTCATGTCGGCCTACGGAATTAAAGACCAGCATGCCGTGGCTATCGAGCCGAAGCAAAGCATGCTGTACGATCCGCTGACGATCATTCCGGAGTATGGAGAGCACCCCATTACCCAAAAGCTTGGGGAGTACAACCTGCTCACCATGATGACGCTCGCCGTGACACTGAATGTGGACCAGCCCAACGAGAATTATACGCCGACTCCCATTCTTAGAACGACGGATGCAGCCTATGGTGAAACGGACCTAACGCGGCTCGCGGAAAGCAGTCAAAGCAGCAAAGATCAGACCGATATCCAGGGTCCGCTAAATTTGGGCTACGTTGTTGAGGACAAGGATGGGAAGCCGAAAGCAGTCGTTCTAGGTGGTTCGACGTTGTTCGTGGATCGGGTGATTTCGCAGCAGGGCAACCGTGATTTCGCGCTCAACAGCGTTGCTTGGCTGCAGGAGCAGACGAATCAGGTCACGATACGCCCGCGTCAGGGAGATGCCTTTCAAACAGCGCTTGTGACCGCTGGGCAGGCGAATCTGATTTTCTACGGAACAGTGCTGCTCTTCCCGTTACTCTTCCTGATGTTCGGCGGAGCGATTTGGTGGAGGAGGAGACAAGGATGA
- a CDS encoding DUF4340 domain-containing protein, whose translation MKRLIPTMILVILCIGGFWFASSKDFFQEKLPEAPALVTVNKQEVVGYTINKGDAVIELQQKDGLWTMTKPSAVPLNEAQQMGWIDAFNAVRKDKTVDENPSDLAQFGLNLPAQEFSMKLADGTTHSLFVGGPVAVQGFYYAKFSGSPEVFQISESHLTALAKQQMDFMEKSPIQMDYEQVRALSVDWKGRKWTLTKSEPDKPSYEASWKLGDQEVKGVDASGYLDKAALLSTEQLAKPAAEVKGLDQPELRIEIQTAGSDGKETTTAYTGKVEGDNVWISKQGGEWAFAIPAAAIQELADKDKESPAEQK comes from the coding sequence ATGAAAAGGCTGATCCCTACGATGATCTTGGTGATCTTGTGCATCGGGGGCTTCTGGTTTGCGTCGAGCAAAGATTTTTTTCAGGAGAAACTTCCGGAAGCTCCGGCTCTGGTGACCGTGAATAAACAAGAAGTAGTAGGCTATACGATCAACAAAGGGGATGCGGTCATCGAATTACAGCAAAAAGACGGGCTGTGGACGATGACCAAGCCATCCGCGGTTCCGCTGAACGAAGCTCAACAAATGGGTTGGATCGATGCCTTTAACGCGGTGAGGAAGGATAAAACGGTCGACGAGAATCCATCCGATCTTGCCCAATTCGGCTTGAACCTACCGGCGCAGGAGTTCAGCATGAAGCTTGCGGACGGCACGACGCATTCGCTGTTCGTGGGCGGCCCGGTGGCAGTGCAGGGCTTTTACTACGCCAAGTTCAGCGGCTCGCCGGAAGTATTTCAGATCAGCGAGTCCCATCTGACGGCTTTGGCAAAGCAGCAGATGGATTTTATGGAAAAAAGCCCGATTCAGATGGACTATGAGCAAGTTCGTGCTTTGAGTGTCGATTGGAAGGGCCGAAAGTGGACACTGACCAAGTCGGAGCCGGACAAACCGTCATATGAAGCCAGCTGGAAGCTCGGGGATCAAGAAGTCAAAGGCGTAGATGCCAGCGGTTACCTTGATAAAGCGGCGTTACTTTCCACAGAGCAGCTGGCAAAGCCGGCAGCCGAGGTGAAAGGTCTCGATCAGCCGGAGCTGCGGATCGAGATCCAAACGGCGGGTTCGGACGGAAAAGAAACGACAACCGCGTATACGGGCAAAGTGGAAGGCGACAACGTCTGGATTTCGAAGCAGGGCGGCGAATGGGCTTTTGCCATTCCCGCAGCGGCGATTCAAGAGCTGGCGGACAAAGACAAAGAATCGCCGGCGGAGCAAAAGTAA